One genomic window of Desulfuromonas sp. AOP6 includes the following:
- a CDS encoding Rne/Rng family ribonuclease, with protein sequence MSKKMLINATHPEENRVAIVTDGILNELDIEVVGKEQTKGNIYKGTVVRVEPGLQAAFVDYGAERLGFLQMGEIHPSSYKTAPGAPEQKGRPRINDILQRGQELLLQIVKEERGTKGAALTTFLSLPGRYMVLMPESDTKGISRKIENEGERKKLKETMSTLDLPADIGYIVRTAGIGQSREELGRDLDYLIRLYRNIVKHNEKVRAPALIYRESNLVIRSIRDYFSKDMDEVLIDDPRVFQEAKDFFQQVMPEYAHLVKLHQERRPIFARYQIEEQIETISKNKVPLPSGGSIVIDSTEALVAIDVNSGKMAGEQGVEATAYKTNLEAATEIGRQLRLRDLGGLIVVDFIDMRDRQHIREVEKNLKDALKDDKARVTVGRISSQFGLLEMSRQRIKAALAEGTYNTCAHCHGTGRIKSVETQAIAFLRKVYGGIARGQIDRIEGEVPLEVATYLLNSKREELIELERSRNVSIMIKGKPDLISGQMELTFQKREKESREEVAPVEFSTSQPQPLAGENPSEEESVLVKAEKTTEPEKEGKKRRRRRKKKPTEGAETSAEATDEFPYEKDGEEESATEDSGSPALESEQTPAEAAPPKKRPRRRRKPSTGKSPAQETEAAPVAEAATESPGKDDQTFVANSTPQASSPPTDEIQATEATVEKSAEAARKKRRRRPSKPATPTDEEQKESARKTDTARAEQPSPEFGGPGEDSTRAVPELAKNKAVEKPSAPKEETAGKAVRARRSRSTAKTPAKKVAASDETEIKPAKTDSAMVAEDKKPVARSRRRTTTKKSDTAKTTEHDGPQEATQAAPEQKSITGETASDKPAAKRPARRKKPAAAKKEEDIPT encoded by the coding sequence ATGAGCAAGAAGATGCTGATCAATGCCACCCATCCCGAAGAAAACCGGGTGGCCATTGTGACCGACGGCATCCTCAACGAACTCGACATCGAGGTCGTTGGCAAGGAGCAGACCAAAGGCAATATCTACAAGGGCACTGTTGTCCGCGTCGAACCGGGTCTGCAGGCCGCCTTCGTCGACTACGGCGCCGAACGCCTGGGCTTTCTGCAGATGGGGGAAATCCACCCCTCCAGCTACAAAACAGCGCCTGGGGCTCCCGAGCAGAAGGGAAGGCCCCGCATAAACGACATCCTGCAGCGGGGCCAGGAACTGCTGTTGCAGATCGTCAAGGAGGAACGCGGCACCAAGGGCGCTGCCCTGACCACATTTCTGTCCCTGCCTGGACGCTACATGGTGCTGATGCCGGAGAGCGACACCAAGGGAATCTCCCGCAAGATCGAAAACGAAGGGGAGCGAAAAAAGCTCAAGGAGACCATGTCCACCCTCGACCTGCCGGCGGACATCGGCTACATCGTGCGGACCGCCGGCATCGGCCAGAGCCGCGAGGAGCTGGGCCGCGATCTCGATTACCTGATCCGCCTGTACCGCAATATCGTCAAGCACAACGAAAAAGTACGCGCCCCCGCCCTGATCTACCGCGAATCCAACCTGGTCATCCGTTCCATTCGAGACTACTTCAGCAAAGACATGGACGAAGTCCTCATCGACGATCCCAGGGTCTTCCAGGAAGCGAAGGATTTTTTCCAGCAGGTCATGCCTGAATACGCCCATCTGGTCAAACTGCACCAGGAGCGCCGTCCCATCTTCGCCCGCTACCAGATCGAAGAACAGATCGAAACGATCAGTAAAAACAAGGTGCCGCTGCCCTCCGGCGGCTCTATTGTTATCGACTCGACCGAAGCCCTGGTGGCCATCGATGTGAATTCAGGAAAAATGGCCGGTGAGCAGGGCGTAGAAGCCACGGCCTACAAAACCAACCTTGAAGCGGCCACCGAAATCGGTCGTCAGCTGCGCCTGCGCGACCTGGGCGGCCTGATCGTCGTCGATTTCATCGACATGCGCGACCGCCAGCATATTCGCGAGGTGGAAAAAAACCTCAAAGACGCCCTGAAAGATGACAAGGCACGCGTCACCGTGGGCCGCATCAGTTCCCAATTCGGTCTGCTGGAAATGAGCCGTCAGCGCATCAAAGCCGCCCTGGCCGAGGGCACCTATAACACCTGCGCTCATTGCCACGGCACCGGCCGCATTAAGAGCGTCGAGACCCAGGCCATCGCTTTTCTGCGCAAAGTGTACGGCGGCATTGCCCGCGGCCAGATTGACCGCATCGAAGGGGAGGTTCCCCTGGAAGTGGCCACCTATCTGTTGAACAGCAAGCGTGAGGAATTGATTGAACTAGAACGCTCACGCAATGTCTCCATCATGATCAAAGGAAAGCCCGACCTCATTTCTGGCCAGATGGAGCTGACCTTCCAGAAACGGGAAAAGGAAAGCCGGGAGGAAGTGGCCCCCGTCGAATTCAGCACGTCCCAGCCTCAGCCCCTTGCCGGTGAAAACCCCAGTGAAGAGGAAAGCGTTCTCGTCAAGGCGGAAAAAACAACGGAACCGGAAAAAGAGGGAAAGAAACGGCGGCGACGGCGCAAGAAAAAACCGACGGAAGGCGCCGAGACCAGCGCCGAAGCGACGGACGAGTTTCCTTATGAAAAGGATGGCGAGGAGGAATCGGCCACCGAAGACTCCGGCAGTCCCGCTCTGGAAAGTGAACAGACGCCGGCAGAAGCCGCCCCGCCCAAAAAACGCCCCAGACGCAGACGCAAACCTTCCACAGGCAAATCGCCTGCACAGGAGACCGAGGCAGCACCTGTCGCAGAGGCCGCAACGGAATCACCTGGGAAGGACGATCAAACTTTCGTCGCCAATTCAACGCCGCAAGCCTCTTCGCCCCCAACTGATGAGATTCAAGCCACAGAGGCAACCGTAGAAAAAAGCGCGGAAGCAGCCCGTAAAAAACGCCGCCGGCGGCCAAGTAAACCAGCAACACCGACAGACGAAGAACAGAAAGAATCGGCCAGGAAGACAGATACCGCTAGAGCAGAGCAGCCCTCCCCAGAATTCGGCGGACCTGGCGAGGACTCAACCAGGGCAGTTCCTGAGCTTGCCAAGAACAAGGCGGTCGAAAAACCATCGGCACCAAAAGAGGAAACTGCAGGCAAAGCTGTACGAGCCAGACGTAGCCGAAGCACCGCGAAAACGCCGGCAAAAAAAGTGGCTGCCTCTGACGAGACGGAAATTAAGCCTGCAAAAACCGACTCAGCCATGGTGGCTGAGGACAAAAAACCGGTGGCCAGAAGTCGCCGACGCACAACCACCAAAAAGAGCGATACTGCGAAAACCACTGAACATGACGGCCCACAGGAAGCGACACAAGCGGCTCCTGAGCAAAAGAGTATCACCGGCGAGACGGCCTCCGATAAACCCGCCGCCAAACGTCCTGCCCGCCGAAAAAAACCGGCCGCTGCAAAAAAGGAAGAGGACATTCCGACATAA
- a CDS encoding ABC-F family ATP-binding cassette domain-containing protein produces the protein MLQLKNLIKEFGGHRIFADVNWHIRPGDRIGLCGENGAGKTTLLKILAGRVAPDGGEVQAAKGTTFGYLPQDGLEHRGHTLFDEVHGALDELLQMEQDMRRLEKVIAVGGTAADLDRYASLQESFRQRGGYTMETEVAKVLHGLGFAEKDWQKPCEFFSGGWQMRIALAKLLLQRPNLLLLDEPTNHLDLPARDWLEEYLRHYPFAVVLVSHDRFFLDQVVGRIVEVWNGQLTEYPGNYSRYVEERERRVEALLEAKRRQDEEVGKIEAFISRFRYQANKASLVQSRVKQLEKIERIQVPPARKRIAFQFPDPPKGGRLAVELVGASQQYGDLTVLEHVDLAVEKGERLALVGANGAGKSTMMRLLAGVEAPTTGTRQEGHNLALAYFAQDQARILDPQKTALEEITAAAPFDMVPRVRDILGSFLFTGDDVHKRVSVLSGGERNRLALAILLLRPANLLLLDEPTNHLDLQSKQVLLDSLKGYKGTVVFVSHDRYFVDSLANRVVEVAAGKAVSYLGNYEDFLRAKGAQGDQSHSQQRVEVLQGAAGETPMDKDERRRQHEQRKDTQRLEKKRQKELSEVEGLIETLEKELGDLEQVMADPGLYEDGKRWREISSLHERLQEQIAAAYERWEELQVSASA, from the coding sequence ATGCTGCAACTAAAAAATCTCATCAAAGAATTTGGCGGACACCGGATTTTTGCCGACGTCAACTGGCACATCCGTCCTGGAGATCGCATTGGCCTGTGCGGGGAGAATGGCGCCGGCAAGACCACGCTTCTAAAGATTCTGGCGGGCCGTGTAGCTCCCGACGGCGGCGAGGTGCAGGCCGCCAAAGGGACGACTTTTGGCTACCTTCCCCAGGATGGTCTCGAGCATCGTGGCCACACCCTGTTTGATGAAGTGCATGGTGCTCTCGATGAGCTTTTGCAGATGGAACAGGACATGCGTCGTCTTGAAAAGGTTATCGCTGTCGGCGGCACGGCCGCCGACCTTGATCGCTACGCGTCGCTGCAGGAGTCCTTTCGACAGCGGGGCGGCTACACCATGGAGACGGAAGTCGCCAAGGTTCTGCATGGTCTCGGTTTCGCCGAAAAGGACTGGCAGAAGCCCTGCGAGTTTTTTTCTGGCGGCTGGCAGATGCGCATCGCCCTGGCCAAACTGTTGCTGCAGCGTCCCAATCTGCTGCTGCTGGACGAACCGACCAATCACCTCGATCTGCCCGCCAGGGACTGGCTGGAGGAGTACCTCCGACACTATCCCTTTGCCGTCGTCCTGGTCTCCCATGACCGTTTTTTTCTCGATCAGGTGGTCGGTCGCATCGTCGAGGTCTGGAACGGCCAGTTGACCGAGTATCCTGGCAATTACAGTCGCTATGTCGAGGAACGGGAACGCCGCGTCGAAGCGCTGCTGGAAGCCAAGCGCCGCCAGGACGAGGAAGTGGGCAAGATCGAAGCGTTTATCAGCCGCTTCCGCTACCAGGCCAACAAAGCCTCCCTGGTGCAGAGCCGCGTCAAGCAGCTGGAAAAAATCGAGCGTATCCAGGTGCCGCCGGCCCGCAAGCGCATTGCCTTTCAGTTCCCCGATCCCCCCAAGGGCGGACGACTGGCGGTGGAGCTGGTCGGTGCCAGCCAGCAGTATGGTGACCTGACTGTACTGGAACACGTCGATCTGGCGGTGGAGAAAGGGGAGCGCCTGGCTCTCGTCGGGGCCAACGGCGCCGGAAAGTCAACGATGATGCGGCTGCTGGCCGGGGTGGAGGCGCCGACGACGGGAACCCGGCAGGAAGGGCACAACCTGGCGCTGGCTTATTTTGCCCAGGATCAGGCTCGTATTCTCGATCCGCAGAAGACGGCCCTCGAAGAGATCACTGCTGCTGCCCCTTTTGATATGGTGCCCAGGGTGAGGGATATCCTCGGCTCTTTTCTCTTTACCGGCGACGATGTCCACAAGCGCGTTTCCGTGCTCTCCGGCGGTGAACGCAACCGTCTGGCCCTGGCTATTCTGCTGCTGCGCCCCGCCAATCTACTGCTGCTCGACGAGCCAACCAACCATCTCGACCTGCAGTCCAAGCAGGTCTTGCTCGATTCTCTCAAGGGCTACAAGGGGACGGTGGTTTTTGTTTCCCACGATCGCTACTTTGTCGATTCGCTGGCCAACAGGGTGGTCGAAGTCGCCGCTGGCAAGGCTGTCTCTTATCTGGGGAATTACGAAGATTTTCTGCGCGCCAAGGGGGCGCAGGGGGATCAGAGCCATTCGCAGCAGCGGGTCGAGGTTCTGCAGGGTGCCGCTGGTGAAACACCCATGGATAAGGACGAACGCCGGCGCCAGCATGAACAGCGCAAGGATACGCAACGCCTGGAGAAAAAACGTCAGAAAGAACTGAGCGAGGTCGAAGGGCTTATTGAGACGCTGGAAAAAGAGTTGGGCGACCTGGAACAGGTCATGGCCGACCCGGGACTTTACGAGGACGGTAAACGCTGGCGGGAAATCTCCTCCCTTCATGAACGGCTGCAGGAACAGATCGCCGCCGCCTATGAGCGTTGGGAAGAGTTGCAGGTGTCTGCATCGGCCTGA
- a CDS encoding manganese efflux pump MntP family protein, with protein MSNTTLIGIALALAMDAFAVALGAGLTLERLTGRHLFRLGFHFGLFQALMPILGWLAGLTIQQWITAYDHWLAFALLAFVGGKMIREAFHSEEERDSRDPTRGMTLVMLSLATSIDALAVGLTLAMIGVSIWLPAAVIGIVAGALTVVGMFLGRRIGTLWGPRVEILGGLILIGIGARILLEHTLWAA; from the coding sequence ATGTCAAATACGACCCTTATCGGTATTGCTCTGGCGCTGGCCATGGATGCTTTCGCTGTCGCCCTCGGCGCCGGCTTGACCCTTGAGCGCCTCACCGGTCGCCATCTCTTTCGCCTCGGCTTCCACTTCGGCCTTTTCCAGGCTCTCATGCCCATCCTCGGCTGGCTGGCCGGCCTGACAATTCAGCAATGGATAACCGCCTACGACCACTGGCTGGCCTTTGCCCTGCTGGCCTTTGTCGGCGGCAAAATGATCCGGGAGGCTTTTCATTCGGAAGAAGAACGGGACAGCAGAGACCCTACTCGAGGCATGACGCTGGTCATGCTTTCCCTGGCCACCAGCATCGATGCCCTGGCCGTAGGTCTGACCTTGGCGATGATCGGAGTGAGCATCTGGCTGCCCGCCGCAGTGATTGGTATCGTTGCCGGTGCCCTGACCGTTGTCGGCATGTTCCTGGGCCGCCGCATCGGCACCCTGTGGGGTCCCCGGGTAGAAATCCTGGGTGGGCTGATTCTCATAGGCATTGGGGCTAGAATTCTGCTGGAGCACACCCTTTGGGCCGCCTGA
- a CDS encoding DsbC family protein has translation MNKLLFAILFTGLLSFNAQAFQKDGCGAGECRQCHSLSEEEAGKLLKDGVDKVLRVDFAEVPGLWLVEAEKQGKRFPLYVDFSKSYVVAGNVIRLQDGKNLTSQREAELNRVDVGRIPLQDALVLGNSQAPHRVIVFTDPECPYCKKLHVEMQEVVRRDPDIVFLIKLFPLKMHPKAYGISQSIVCAGSLEMLEDSFAGKPVPVPLCDTDVVDQTIALAPQLGIRSTPTLVLPDGLVAPGYKKADDLLKLIKGQ, from the coding sequence ATGAATAAATTGCTTTTTGCCATACTGTTCACGGGCCTTTTAAGTTTCAATGCGCAGGCCTTTCAAAAAGATGGCTGCGGGGCCGGGGAATGCCGCCAATGCCACAGCCTTTCAGAAGAAGAAGCCGGTAAACTGCTTAAGGATGGTGTGGACAAGGTGTTGCGGGTCGATTTCGCCGAGGTTCCCGGCCTGTGGCTGGTGGAAGCCGAGAAGCAGGGCAAAAGGTTTCCTCTTTACGTCGATTTTTCCAAGAGCTATGTCGTTGCGGGAAATGTCATCCGCCTGCAGGACGGCAAAAACCTGACCAGCCAGCGTGAGGCGGAACTTAATCGCGTTGACGTCGGGCGTATTCCTCTGCAGGACGCTCTGGTCCTGGGCAACTCCCAGGCGCCTCACAGGGTGATCGTTTTTACCGATCCGGAATGTCCCTACTGCAAGAAGCTGCATGTCGAGATGCAGGAGGTGGTGCGGCGCGACCCCGATATCGTCTTTCTGATCAAGCTTTTCCCCCTCAAGATGCACCCCAAAGCGTACGGGATCTCCCAGAGTATTGTTTGTGCCGGCTCCCTGGAGATGCTGGAAGACAGCTTTGCCGGCAAGCCGGTACCCGTGCCTCTCTGCGATACGGACGTGGTCGACCAGACCATTGCCCTGGCCCCGCAGTTGGGTATCCGTTCGACCCCCACGCTGGTACTTCCTGATGGTCTGGTAGCGCCCGGCTACAAGAAGGCCGATGATCTGTTGAAGCTTATCAAAGGGCAATAA
- a CDS encoding enoyl-ACP reductase produces the protein MGLMTGKRGIIFGVANDMSIAWGAAQQLKEAGATLAFTYLNEALEKRVRPLAESLGSDLILPCDVGRDEDIEAVFAKVKEVWGDIDFVVHSVAFANKDDLKRPFSETSREGFKLAMDISAYSLVAVTRYAAPLMKNGGSVVTLTYLGATRAVPNYNVMGVAKAALEASVRYLAAELGGKKIRVNAVSAGPIKTLAASGVGGLREKLKLMDQYAPLRRAVDQQDVGKSVVYMVSDLASGVTGEVHFVDGGFSTVVPA, from the coding sequence ATGGGTTTGATGACGGGAAAACGCGGCATTATTTTTGGTGTCGCCAACGATATGAGCATCGCCTGGGGGGCTGCCCAGCAACTCAAGGAAGCCGGTGCCACGCTGGCTTTCACCTATCTCAATGAGGCACTGGAAAAGCGGGTCCGGCCCCTGGCTGAAAGCTTGGGGTCCGACTTGATTCTCCCCTGCGATGTCGGGCGGGATGAGGACATCGAAGCGGTTTTCGCCAAGGTGAAAGAGGTCTGGGGGGATATCGACTTTGTCGTGCATTCCGTCGCCTTTGCCAACAAGGACGACCTCAAGCGTCCCTTCAGTGAAACGAGCCGCGAAGGTTTCAAGCTGGCCATGGATATCAGTGCCTATTCTCTGGTGGCCGTCACCCGCTATGCAGCGCCCCTGATGAAGAACGGCGGCAGCGTTGTCACCCTGACCTACCTCGGCGCCACCCGCGCCGTGCCCAACTACAATGTCATGGGGGTAGCCAAGGCGGCCCTGGAGGCCTCGGTGCGCTACCTGGCCGCCGAGCTTGGCGGCAAGAAGATCCGCGTTAACGCCGTGTCGGCCGGCCCCATTAAAACATTGGCCGCCTCCGGCGTTGGTGGACTGCGCGAAAAACTCAAGCTGATGGACCAATATGCGCCTCTGCGCCGCGCAGTCGATCAGCAGGACGTGGGCAAGTCCGTCGTCTATATGGTCTCCGATCTTGCCAGCGGCGTGACCGGCGAGGTCCATTTCGTGGATGGCGGTTTCAGTACCGTTGTGCCCGCCTGA
- a CDS encoding LysM peptidoglycan-binding domain-containing protein: protein MRITGVLALFFLLAGCGPTFLGAWGDGASSAEGTLAVSENRLLSEHLSLLAHSNDALAYYSLLDADVDFSLLDPLALVDDEELLLLADEQTPPEDEGVNVVHDEVTFDFPVVENEKVHYFIDYYARRSPAAFRLWLERSGRYLPMMRQIFAEEGLPQDLTYLAMIESGFNNRAYSWAHAAGPWQFIESTGKIFGLQNDWWRDERRDFEKSTRAAARFLRDLHRQFDGDWYLAIASYNAGGGKLRQAIRKYNTRDFWELSHGSYLQNETKNYVPKLLAVTLIGKEPEKYGFIDLEYQEPLDFDVYLIPSATDLEIVADLCGASYEEIKALNPELKRWSTPPGVRDYALRIPAGTLETFSEKYAAIPAGERANYARHRIQQGDTLLALAKTHGIRVDDIIALNNIKNPRALRVGMDLILPLKKGFTSRPIDELSDDYARSRRATYTVRKGDSLWSVSRRFGVSEKELRVWNRLGWSNIIRPGQTLIVSAKSAKPVTTAVKKTGPVRKIVYRVKSGDTLWGIGRQFDVGTHQIMDWNNLSQEHVLRPGDNLTLMVREDHRG from the coding sequence ATGAGAATAACGGGGGTTTTAGCCCTTTTTTTCCTGCTCGCCGGCTGCGGGCCCACATTCCTGGGGGCCTGGGGTGACGGTGCCTCGTCGGCTGAGGGGACCTTGGCGGTCAGCGAAAACCGCCTCCTCAGCGAACATTTGTCCCTGCTGGCGCACTCCAATGATGCCTTGGCCTATTACTCACTGCTCGACGCTGATGTGGACTTCTCTTTACTTGATCCTTTGGCCTTGGTCGATGATGAAGAGCTGCTGCTACTCGCCGATGAGCAGACGCCACCTGAAGATGAAGGGGTCAATGTTGTACACGATGAGGTAACTTTCGATTTTCCCGTAGTGGAAAACGAAAAAGTCCACTACTTCATTGATTATTACGCCAGGCGCAGTCCTGCCGCTTTTCGCCTTTGGCTTGAGCGCTCCGGGCGTTATCTGCCCATGATGAGGCAGATTTTTGCGGAAGAAGGCCTGCCACAGGATTTGACTTACCTGGCCATGATAGAGTCTGGATTCAACAATCGCGCCTACAGCTGGGCCCATGCCGCCGGACCCTGGCAGTTTATCGAGAGCACTGGCAAGATTTTCGGTCTGCAGAACGACTGGTGGCGCGATGAACGCCGCGACTTTGAAAAATCGACGCGGGCGGCAGCACGCTTTCTCAGAGACCTGCACCGTCAGTTCGATGGCGATTGGTACCTGGCCATCGCTTCCTACAACGCCGGTGGTGGTAAATTGCGCCAGGCCATCCGTAAGTACAATACCCGGGATTTCTGGGAACTCAGCCACGGTTCCTATCTGCAGAACGAAACCAAGAATTACGTACCCAAGCTGCTGGCGGTGACGCTGATCGGCAAGGAGCCTGAAAAATACGGCTTTATCGATCTTGAGTACCAGGAGCCCCTCGATTTCGACGTATATCTTATTCCCAGTGCCACAGACCTGGAGATCGTCGCCGACCTCTGCGGTGCCTCCTACGAAGAAATTAAAGCTCTGAACCCTGAATTGAAGCGCTGGTCAACCCCCCCTGGGGTGCGGGATTATGCCCTGCGCATTCCAGCGGGAACCCTGGAGACCTTTTCTGAAAAATATGCGGCCATCCCTGCCGGTGAGCGGGCCAATTATGCCCGCCACCGCATCCAACAAGGAGATACGCTGCTGGCTTTGGCCAAAACTCACGGCATTCGCGTCGATGACATCATCGCCCTGAACAATATCAAGAATCCCCGTGCACTCAGGGTGGGTATGGATCTTATCCTCCCCCTTAAAAAGGGGTTTACCAGCCGTCCCATTGATGAACTGTCCGACGATTACGCGCGCAGCAGAAGAGCGACCTATACCGTCCGCAAGGGCGACAGCCTGTGGAGCGTGTCCCGTCGGTTCGGGGTGAGCGAGAAAGAATTACGGGTATGGAATCGCCTTGGCTGGAGCAATATTATTCGACCAGGTCAGACCCTCATTGTCAGCGCCAAGTCGGCCAAGCCCGTTACGACCGCCGTCAAAAAGACAGGCCCGGTTCGCAAGATCGTCTATCGCGTCAAGTCCGGTGACACCCTCTGGGGTATCGGCAGACAGTTTGATGTGGGGACTCATCAGATCATGGACTGGAACAATCTGTCCCAGGAGCATGTTCTCAGGCCCGGCGACAATCTGACCCTGATGGTCAGGGAGGACCACCGCGGCTGA
- the hflX gene encoding GTPase HflX, whose amino-acid sequence MIHGNVTGLKPSQLKALERIANRRVPVGEVVTAELARYLTERSFEIGRQLAIIVDRQGVVLYVIVGDDREIVIPDLSSYALGRSGLRGLRCIHTHLKGESLSQDDLTDLALLRLDLMMVLTVGQQGLPDKIHYAHLLPPNPEGKSVEVLSAPSIYALDLDAAAFFRSLDEELERKMAETIDLADTREKAILISVSQQGRQQVEDSLDELAELARTADVLVVDRVMQRPRQLNPKYLMGEGKVKEVVIAALQQGATLLIFDQDLSPTQVRSLSAITELKVIDRSQLILDIFAGRAHTLDGKVQVELAQLKYILPRLMGKGTAFSRLMGGIGGRGPGETKLEIDRRRIRDRISRLEKQLQNLEKGRRQRRQRRIRTDVPIISIVGYTNAGKSTLLNALTQSQVLTEDLLFATLDTATRRLRFPMEREVIITDTVGFIRHLPKSLMGAFKATLEELEDADLLLHVVDLSNPRFEEQMDAVEKILTDLELHRIPRLLVFNKIDLVPAEEISPLCRRFEAIPVSARDRVTFVPLLQELERRFWPGTAGSP is encoded by the coding sequence TTGATCCATGGCAATGTCACGGGGCTCAAGCCGAGCCAGCTCAAAGCCCTCGAACGGATCGCCAATCGGCGGGTTCCCGTTGGCGAGGTTGTCACCGCGGAACTGGCCCGCTACCTGACGGAGCGTTCCTTCGAGATTGGGCGGCAGCTCGCGATCATCGTCGACCGCCAGGGGGTGGTGCTCTATGTCATCGTTGGGGATGACCGGGAAATCGTCATCCCCGATCTGTCTTCCTACGCCTTGGGGCGCAGTGGGCTGCGGGGGCTGCGCTGTATTCACACGCACCTCAAGGGAGAATCCCTGTCCCAGGACGATCTCACCGACCTGGCCCTGCTGCGTCTTGACCTGATGATGGTGTTGACGGTGGGACAGCAGGGGCTGCCCGACAAAATCCATTACGCTCATCTGCTGCCCCCCAATCCGGAGGGCAAAAGCGTCGAAGTTCTAAGTGCACCGTCCATCTACGCTCTGGACCTGGATGCGGCGGCCTTTTTCCGTTCCCTGGACGAGGAACTGGAACGGAAGATGGCCGAAACCATTGACCTGGCTGACACCCGGGAGAAGGCCATCCTGATCTCGGTAAGTCAGCAGGGGCGTCAGCAGGTGGAGGATTCTCTCGATGAGCTGGCGGAGCTGGCCCGTACGGCCGATGTGCTGGTCGTCGACCGGGTCATGCAGCGCCCGCGGCAGCTCAATCCCAAATATCTCATGGGCGAGGGGAAGGTCAAGGAAGTGGTTATCGCCGCCCTGCAGCAGGGGGCCACGCTCCTGATATTCGACCAGGATCTCAGCCCGACCCAGGTGCGCTCCCTGTCGGCCATCACCGAGCTCAAGGTCATCGATCGTTCGCAGCTGATTCTTGATATTTTTGCCGGTCGCGCTCACACCCTTGACGGTAAGGTGCAGGTCGAACTGGCCCAGCTCAAATATATCCTGCCGCGTCTCATGGGCAAAGGTACGGCTTTCTCCCGGCTGATGGGTGGTATCGGTGGACGCGGTCCGGGAGAAACCAAGCTGGAGATCGACCGTCGGCGCATCCGTGATCGCATCTCCCGTCTGGAAAAGCAGCTGCAGAATCTGGAGAAAGGGCGGCGGCAGCGGCGGCAGCGGCGTATCCGCACCGATGTTCCCATCATCTCTATCGTCGGCTATACCAATGCCGGCAAATCCACTCTGCTCAATGCTCTTACGCAGAGCCAGGTGCTGACGGAAGACCTTCTGTTCGCCACCCTCGACACGGCGACACGGCGACTGCGCTTCCCCATGGAGCGGGAGGTCATCATCACCGATACGGTTGGCTTTATCCGCCATCTCCCTAAAAGCCTGATGGGGGCCTTCAAGGCGACGCTGGAAGAACTGGAGGACGCCGACCTGCTCCTGCATGTGGTCGACCTCTCCAACCCTCGCTTCGAAGAGCAGATGGACGCCGTGGAGAAAATTCTGACCGATCTCGAACTGCACCGCATCCCTCGTCTGCTGGTTTTCAACAAGATCGACCTCGTGCCGGCAGAAGAAATCTCGCCCCTTTGCCGCCGATTTGAGGCTATTCCGGTTAGTGCCCGCGACCGCGTCACCTTCGTGCCTCTGCTACAGGAACTGGAGCGCCGTTTTTGGCCGGGCACGGCCGGAAGTCCTTGA
- a CDS encoding Smr/MutS family protein: MDAKDLFAKEMARLGLDSSALGTEDANAEQPEGPAASTGQREESLTEKDLFLQALGKMEVTFVDEYPEEETPGAVPRRMKLLRKGKLRPEATLDLHGLTRDEARAKVRFFLEDSLHHRRKVVLVITGWGKGSGKEPILRDDMERYLGQEGRAWVSEWGRAPRQHGGEGALVVFLRSRD; encoded by the coding sequence GTGGATGCCAAAGATCTCTTTGCCAAGGAAATGGCACGCTTAGGGTTGGATTCCTCTGCCCTGGGTACGGAAGATGCCAATGCGGAACAGCCGGAAGGTCCGGCCGCCTCTACGGGGCAGCGGGAAGAATCACTCACAGAGAAGGATCTGTTTCTGCAGGCTCTTGGCAAAATGGAAGTTACCTTCGTGGATGAATATCCGGAGGAGGAAACGCCAGGCGCTGTCCCCCGTCGCATGAAACTGCTGCGCAAGGGCAAACTGCGTCCCGAGGCGACACTCGATTTGCATGGACTTACGCGAGATGAGGCTCGAGCGAAGGTGCGTTTCTTTCTGGAAGATTCCCTGCACCACCGCCGTAAAGTGGTGCTGGTGATTACCGGGTGGGGAAAGGGCTCAGGAAAGGAGCCCATTCTGCGAGACGATATGGAGCGCTACCTCGGTCAGGAAGGGCGCGCCTGGGTCAGCGAGTGGGGGCGGGCTCCCAGGCAGCATGGGGGCGAAGGCGCATTGGTGGTTTTTCTGCGCTCCCGCGATTAA